One region of Skermanella mucosa genomic DNA includes:
- a CDS encoding ArsR/SmtB family transcription factor translates to MTIEDLQESAREASKLLKAMSNERRLLILCHLALGEKSVGELEALVDLSQSALSQHLARLRRDKLVRTRRSAQTIYYSLQGGEAAAVMKVLHDLYCAQQQEQADTPATEDSAAIA, encoded by the coding sequence ATGACCATAGAGGATCTTCAGGAAAGCGCCCGCGAAGCGAGCAAACTGCTGAAGGCGATGAGCAACGAACGCCGACTGCTGATCCTCTGCCACCTCGCCCTGGGGGAAAAGTCGGTCGGCGAGCTGGAGGCGCTGGTGGACCTGAGCCAGTCCGCCCTTTCCCAGCATCTGGCGCGGCTGCGCCGGGACAAATTGGTGCGCACCCGACGGTCCGCGCAGACGATCTACTATTCCCTCCAGGGTGGCGAAGCGGCGGCCGTGATGAAGGTTCTCCACGATCTTTACTGCGCGCAGCAGCAGGAACAGGCGGATACACCGGCGACCGAGGACAGCGCCGCCATCGCCTGA
- a CDS encoding DUF423 domain-containing protein encodes MSRRITGFWLVLAALSAGIAVATGAYASHGLSDARSIELFRIAGQYQMWHALALGGVAALARFGGPGRGGWLLAAAGWCFLIGTLLFCGALYLLAVQGPSLLGAVAPVGGLAFMAGWLALAGVGMRWMMRSGEGRGPGG; translated from the coding sequence ATGTCGCGACGCATCACCGGATTTTGGCTCGTGCTGGCGGCGCTGAGCGCCGGCATCGCGGTGGCGACCGGCGCCTATGCCTCGCACGGGCTGTCCGACGCCCGTTCGATCGAGCTGTTCCGGATCGCCGGACAGTACCAGATGTGGCACGCCCTGGCGCTGGGCGGGGTCGCGGCGCTGGCCCGCTTCGGGGGGCCGGGCCGGGGAGGCTGGCTGCTCGCAGCGGCGGGGTGGTGCTTCCTGATCGGCACCCTGCTGTTCTGCGGGGCGCTCTATCTCCTTGCGGTGCAGGGGCCCAGCCTGCTGGGTGCCGTGGCGCCGGTCGGGGGGCTCGCTTTCATGGCCGGTTGGCTGGCCCTGGCCGGCGTGGGGATGCGCTGGATGATGAGGTCCGGGGAAGGGCGGGGGCCTGGTGGTTGA